A single genomic interval of Pyrus communis chromosome 5, drPyrComm1.1, whole genome shotgun sequence harbors:
- the LOC137734358 gene encoding uncharacterized protein has protein sequence MRTITSAAVKKFIKTKILHRYRVPETIVTDRWPSFISKEVEELANKFNLKMIQSSPYYPQSNCQAEAINKILVNIIKRMVADSLERSHEKLRDTLWVYRTSKKAGIGTTLYALTFGQDDVLPMEINVSFVRLQNQFGLYNEEYIQAICQGVEDLDVARIEALNKIQEGKKAVA, from the coding sequence ATGAGGACTATCACTTCAGCTGCTGTGAAGAAATTCATTAAAACCAAGATTTTACATAGATATAGGGTGCCCGAGACAATTGTCACAGACAGATGGCCATCTTTTATCTCAAAAGAAGTAGAGGAATTAGCAAACAAGTTCAACTTAAAGATGATCCAGTCTAGTCCCTACTATCCTCAATCAAATTGCCAAGCAGAAGCTATCAATAAGATCTTGGTAAATATCATTAAGAGAATGGTGGCAGATAGTCTAGAGAGGTCGCATGAGAAGTTGAGAGACACTTTATGGGTTTATAGAACCTCAAAGAAAGCAGGAATTGGAACTACTCTTTATGCCTTAACCTTCGGGCAAGATGATGTGCTCCCTATGGAAATCAATGTAAGTTTTGTCAGACTTCAAAACCAGTTTGGTTTATACAATGAAGAATACATTCAAGCTATATGTCAAGGAGTTGAAGATTTGGATGTAGCCCGAATTGAAGCCTTGAACAAAATCCAAGAAGGGAAGAAAGCTGTTGCCTAA